The Streptomyces europaeiscabiei genome window below encodes:
- a CDS encoding L,D-transpeptidase family protein codes for MSDELTVRLRELAETAEALPPGSGAEVRALAGRRRRRRRTTAAVAGGCAAAGLAAVLTLNAASHDTERRPSTAASSAPSATAAPDATVDLSRRVLTFAGRELPITAGTARNPTQTGPMTVTVKRSAMVLNGQTVSFDAEYNLKFVWVMELAPAEASATGEGDAPGTGGTRGPAEATEATGAGDTGDGTGTDESVSRTPTQSPALRGLWISAISQNEKAPGDTDVTTGWIGLRTTDAQWLYERLPEGAVVEIRDPGPTPAPTPTATQGSSGRGSGR; via the coding sequence GTGTCCGATGAACTCACCGTCCGGCTGCGCGAGCTGGCCGAGACCGCCGAGGCCCTGCCGCCCGGGTCCGGCGCCGAGGTCCGCGCCCTCGCCGGCCGCCGTCGACGCCGCCGCCGTACGACCGCCGCCGTCGCGGGCGGCTGCGCGGCGGCGGGCCTGGCGGCCGTCCTCACCCTGAACGCCGCCTCCCACGACACCGAACGGCGTCCGTCCACGGCCGCGAGCTCCGCGCCCAGCGCGACGGCGGCTCCCGACGCCACCGTGGACCTCTCCCGCCGCGTCCTCACCTTCGCCGGCCGTGAACTGCCCATCACCGCGGGCACGGCCAGGAACCCGACCCAGACCGGCCCGATGACCGTCACCGTCAAGCGGAGCGCCATGGTCCTCAACGGGCAGACGGTCAGCTTCGACGCCGAGTACAACCTGAAGTTCGTGTGGGTCATGGAACTGGCCCCGGCCGAGGCGAGCGCCACGGGCGAGGGCGACGCCCCCGGTACGGGCGGCACACGCGGCCCGGCCGAGGCGACCGAGGCGACCGGAGCGGGTGACACCGGCGACGGGACCGGCACGGACGAGAGTGTGAGCCGGACGCCGACGCAGAGCCCGGCCCTGAGGGGACTCTGGATCTCCGCGATCTCCCAGAACGAGAAGGCCCCCGGCGACACCGACGTCACCACCGGCTGGATCGGCCTGCGCACCACAGACGCACAGTGGCTGTACGAACGGCTGCCCGAGGGCGCGGTCGTGGAGATCCGGGACCCGGGCCCGACACCGGCACCCACCCCGACCGCCACTCAGGGGAGCAGCGGTAGGGGGAGCGGACGGTAG
- a CDS encoding SdrD B-like domain-containing protein, translating into MKRRTPGGVGLALAVSAALVVGPAGEAVSAAPSTRSITDGRATGDGNLTVRVVNDVDTDGVYDHGVEKGRAGVRVTLTDEQGTVVTGTSNAWGVAWFQPATTPLRGGKYRVQVHNPDPRTLQPAVAGLGDGPGVMRSSVGFVDVSGGRSTTYTTGFWEPGVYCQENPDLVTCNLTKGDAPDTHQGLVRFSGKFSATHPGGTVHRLTNNQQQGAVFGIGNDRTGNTYMGTLVKRHAAYGPAGATNTIYRRNSASGVSTFVTLPGLLTEHDESDGWLHDNPVYSRVGREGIGDLDVSGDGRTLYAVSLNDSRLYAVPIRGSGDAVYPGTYRSHVIPRPEDCAGHWHPYGIGVRGKRVLVGGVCGAENTVTRKAPWGDPSQVTSHVYEFSEGSFHPLFHTAMNYPRGCVYRFTGLPATTPRCTKPSAVGRPLSAMWEAWNQRVPTPRNLSFVSAPQPILSNIEIADNGDLVLGFRDRFADMQGTATYPFNAHAKRLVRAVAAGDVLRVCKSGTTYTLENNARCNALYGALPNNDEGPGHGEFYDDSTGLTDAHEDQVTQGGTVLQPFRNKVWSTVYDPFDDHPWEQGVRRWNADKGKTEGNLTIQNTWSSDAEQRALLFGKGNGLADLEMVCDQAPVQIGNRVWYDANGNGLQDPAEPPVKGVKVTLDPVSSGPDLTAYTDANGEYYVGSGQGLKPNTTYRVSFDHSRVKTDELPGRPSRSLLKWTVKGAGSDRAINSDADAYGRTTVRVGDPGHVNHTFDAGLTKSVRLTLVKLDRKSNRPLAGAVFELWRDTNGVRGLQRSGMRKDRFVNDCASSRTGRCSFGSLLPGTYYLVETDVPEGYLKPRKPVTGPYVLTPKNASYGSGLLVKLFNLRGERCKGKKC; encoded by the coding sequence GTGAAGCGAAGAACTCCGGGGGGCGTGGGTCTGGCCCTGGCCGTCTCGGCGGCACTGGTGGTCGGGCCGGCCGGCGAGGCGGTCTCCGCCGCCCCCAGCACCAGGAGCATCACGGACGGCAGGGCAACCGGCGACGGCAACCTGACCGTACGCGTCGTCAACGACGTGGACACCGACGGGGTGTACGACCACGGCGTGGAGAAGGGCCGGGCCGGGGTGCGGGTCACGCTGACCGACGAGCAGGGGACCGTGGTGACCGGGACCAGCAACGCCTGGGGCGTCGCCTGGTTCCAGCCGGCGACCACCCCGCTGCGCGGCGGCAAGTACCGCGTCCAGGTCCACAACCCCGACCCCCGCACCCTCCAGCCGGCCGTCGCGGGCCTCGGCGACGGCCCGGGCGTCATGCGCAGCAGCGTCGGCTTCGTCGACGTCTCCGGGGGCCGGAGCACGACGTACACGACCGGCTTCTGGGAGCCCGGGGTGTACTGCCAGGAGAACCCCGACCTGGTGACCTGCAACCTGACGAAGGGCGACGCGCCCGACACCCACCAGGGCCTGGTGCGGTTCTCGGGGAAGTTCTCCGCCACCCACCCCGGCGGCACGGTCCACCGGCTGACCAACAACCAGCAGCAGGGGGCCGTGTTCGGGATCGGCAACGACCGGACCGGTAACACCTACATGGGCACCCTGGTCAAGAGGCACGCGGCGTACGGGCCGGCGGGCGCGACCAACACGATCTACCGCCGCAACAGCGCCTCCGGGGTGAGCACCTTCGTCACCCTGCCGGGCCTGCTGACCGAGCACGACGAATCCGACGGCTGGCTCCACGACAACCCCGTCTACAGCAGGGTCGGCCGGGAGGGCATCGGCGACCTCGACGTCTCCGGTGACGGCAGGACCCTCTACGCGGTCAGCCTCAACGACTCCCGGCTGTACGCCGTGCCGATCCGCGGCAGCGGTGACGCGGTCTACCCGGGCACCTACCGGTCGCACGTCATTCCCAGGCCGGAGGACTGCGCCGGCCACTGGCACCCGTACGGCATCGGGGTGCGCGGCAAGCGCGTGCTCGTCGGCGGGGTGTGCGGCGCGGAGAACACGGTCACCAGGAAAGCCCCGTGGGGCGACCCGTCCCAGGTCACCTCGCATGTCTACGAGTTCTCCGAGGGATCGTTCCACCCGCTGTTCCACACGGCGATGAACTACCCTCGCGGCTGCGTGTACCGGTTCACCGGACTGCCCGCGACCACCCCCCGCTGCACCAAGCCCTCCGCTGTCGGCCGGCCGCTGAGCGCCATGTGGGAGGCGTGGAACCAGCGCGTCCCCACGCCCCGGAACCTCTCCTTCGTCTCCGCGCCGCAGCCGATCCTGTCCAACATCGAGATCGCCGACAACGGCGACCTGGTCCTGGGCTTCCGCGACCGCTTCGCCGACATGCAGGGCACGGCGACGTACCCCTTCAACGCCCACGCGAAGCGCCTGGTCAGAGCTGTCGCCGCCGGTGACGTGCTGCGCGTGTGCAAGTCCGGTACGACGTACACACTGGAGAACAACGCCCGGTGCAACGCGCTCTACGGCGCGCTGCCCAACAACGACGAGGGTCCGGGGCACGGCGAGTTCTACGACGACTCGACCGGTCTGACGGACGCCCACGAGGACCAGGTCACCCAGGGCGGCACGGTCCTCCAGCCGTTCCGGAACAAGGTGTGGAGCACGGTCTACGACCCGTTCGACGACCACCCCTGGGAGCAGGGCGTACGCCGCTGGAACGCCGACAAGGGCAAGACGGAGGGCAACCTCACGATCCAGAACACCTGGAGCAGCGATGCCGAGCAGCGCGCCCTGCTCTTCGGCAAGGGCAACGGCCTCGCCGACCTGGAGATGGTCTGCGACCAGGCGCCCGTCCAGATCGGCAACCGCGTCTGGTACGACGCCAACGGCAACGGCCTCCAGGACCCGGCCGAGCCGCCCGTCAAGGGCGTGAAGGTGACGCTCGACCCGGTGTCGTCCGGCCCCGACCTCACGGCGTACACGGACGCGAACGGCGAGTACTACGTCGGCAGCGGCCAGGGCCTGAAGCCGAACACCACCTACCGCGTCTCCTTCGACCACAGCCGCGTCAAGACGGACGAACTGCCGGGCCGGCCGAGCCGCTCCCTGCTCAAGTGGACGGTGAAGGGCGCCGGTTCGGACCGCGCGATCAACTCCGACGCCGACGCATACGGGCGGACCACGGTCCGCGTCGGCGACCCCGGTCATGTGAACCACACGTTCGACGCCGGCCTCACCAAGTCGGTGCGGCTGACGCTCGTGAAGCTGGACAGGAAGAGCAACAGGCCGCTGGCCGGCGCCGTGTTCGAGCTGTGGCGGGACACCAACGGTGTCCGCGGCCTCCAGCGGTCCGGCATGAGGAAGGACCGGTTCGTCAACGACTGCGCCAGCTCCCGCACCGGACGCTGCTCCTTCGGCTCGCTCCTGCCGGGCACGTACTACCTGGTGGAGACCGACGTCCCCGAGGGCTACCTCAAGCCGAGGAAGCCGGTCACCGGCCCGTACGTCCTCACCCCGAAGAACGCCTCGTACGGCAGCGGGCTGCTCGTGAAGCTCTTCAACCTGCGGGGAGAGCGGTGCAAGGGCAAGAAGTGCTGA
- a CDS encoding TIGR03943 family putative permease subunit, translated as MVRHTERSRAYGPAVLLLLCGAAILRVSLFGELYLRYVQPGLRPFLIVSGVLLVVLGTTAGVRALRTGGDHKPDEGHGHGHDHGPGGPRVAWLLAVPALALLLFPPPALGSYSADREAAEYAARGVGTFPALPAGEPVELTLGEFSSRAVYDSERSLKGRTVRMTGFVTHGDDGAWYLTRLLVSCCAADASPYKVEIRGADAPAADAWVTVTGTWHPEGKPGAAKAWPPVLDAGSVRRVAEPANPYEKR; from the coding sequence GTGGTGAGGCACACCGAGCGGTCCCGGGCGTACGGCCCGGCCGTTCTGCTGCTTCTCTGCGGCGCGGCGATCCTGCGGGTCTCCCTCTTCGGCGAGCTGTACCTGCGGTACGTGCAGCCGGGGCTGCGCCCGTTCCTGATCGTGTCCGGGGTGCTGCTGGTGGTGCTGGGCACGACCGCCGGGGTGAGGGCCCTGCGCACCGGCGGCGATCACAAGCCCGACGAGGGGCACGGTCACGGTCACGACCACGGCCCCGGCGGCCCCCGCGTCGCCTGGCTCCTCGCCGTCCCCGCGCTCGCGCTCCTTCTCTTCCCGCCCCCGGCGCTCGGCTCGTACAGCGCGGACCGGGAGGCCGCCGAGTACGCGGCGCGCGGTGTCGGGACGTTCCCCGCGCTGCCGGCGGGGGAACCGGTCGAGCTGACGCTCGGTGAGTTCTCGTCCCGGGCGGTCTACGACAGCGAGCGGTCGCTGAAGGGTCGTACGGTCCGGATGACCGGCTTCGTCACCCACGGGGACGACGGCGCCTGGTACCTCACCCGCCTGCTCGTCTCCTGCTGCGCCGCCGACGCCAGCCCCTACAAGGTGGAGATCCGGGGCGCCGACGCCCCGGCCGCCGACGCCTGGGTCACCGTCACCGGTACCTGGCACCCCGAGGGGAAGCCGGGCGCGGCGAAGGCCTGGCCGCCGGTCCTGGACGCCGGGTCGGTGCGGCGGGTGGCCGAGCCGGCGAACCCGTACGAGAAGCGGTGA
- a CDS encoding SigE family RNA polymerase sigma factor, translated as MPQEKPGSPEAVDFAAYATAAWPRLVRTAHMLTGDFHEAEDLVQTTLAKVYARWRRIPRDDVDFYVRRSLINNNISRVRKRRVAHLLTPFLPEQVHERHAGHDESIAQRAAVTQALTALSARQRSVLVLRFWEDLGENEIAQLLGCSLGTVKTHVRRGLQALRAHPEFAGAAPTARRAHGSAPSAPSRPFVPAPPSPVPGARP; from the coding sequence GTGCCGCAAGAGAAACCCGGATCACCAGAGGCCGTCGACTTCGCCGCGTACGCCACCGCGGCCTGGCCCCGGCTGGTGCGTACCGCGCACATGCTGACCGGCGATTTCCACGAGGCCGAGGACCTCGTGCAGACCACCCTGGCGAAGGTGTACGCCCGCTGGCGGCGCATACCGCGCGACGACGTCGACTTCTACGTACGACGCTCGCTGATCAACAACAACATCAGCCGCGTGCGGAAGAGACGCGTTGCCCATCTGCTGACGCCGTTCCTGCCGGAACAGGTGCATGAGCGGCACGCCGGGCACGACGAGTCGATCGCCCAACGGGCGGCCGTCACCCAGGCGTTGACGGCGCTGTCGGCCCGGCAGCGGTCCGTGCTGGTGCTCCGCTTCTGGGAGGACCTCGGCGAGAACGAGATCGCCCAGCTCCTCGGCTGTTCGCTCGGCACGGTCAAGACCCATGTACGACGCGGCCTGCAGGCCCTGCGCGCCCACCCCGAGTTCGCCGGCGCCGCGCCCACGGCCCGCCGCGCCCACGGCTCCGCACCCTCCGCCCCCTCCCGCCCGTTCGTCCCGGCGCCCCCCTCGCCCGTCCCCGGAGCCCGCCCATGA
- a CDS encoding SigE family RNA polymerase sigma factor, which translates to MTEAEFDAFYATAFPRLTGQLYAYTGDHGEAQDVVQEAFVRAWDRRRDFLAEGAPEAWIRTVAMRLAVSRWRRARRWLELVRRNPPPEHAPGPDPERAVLVDALRRIPEAQRMAVVLHHLCDLSVEQVASETGAPVGTVKARLSRGRAALARELAPGEGEKEDGRVR; encoded by the coding sequence ATGACCGAGGCAGAGTTCGACGCGTTCTACGCCACCGCGTTCCCCCGGCTGACCGGCCAGCTCTACGCCTACACCGGGGACCACGGCGAGGCGCAGGACGTGGTGCAGGAGGCCTTCGTACGGGCCTGGGACCGGCGGCGGGACTTCCTCGCGGAGGGGGCGCCCGAGGCGTGGATCCGCACCGTGGCGATGCGGCTCGCGGTGAGCCGGTGGCGGCGGGCGCGCCGCTGGCTGGAGCTGGTGCGCCGCAATCCGCCACCGGAACACGCGCCGGGACCCGATCCCGAGCGCGCGGTGCTGGTCGACGCGTTGCGCAGGATTCCGGAGGCACAGCGGATGGCGGTGGTTCTGCACCATCTGTGCGACTTGAGTGTGGAGCAGGTAGCCTCCGAGACCGGCGCCCCCGTGGGCACGGTCAAGGCCCGGCTGTCCCGCGGCCGGGCGGCGCTGGCGCGCGAACTGGCCCCCGGCGAGGGTGAGAAGGAGGACGGCCGTGTCCGATGA
- a CDS encoding L,D-transpeptidase has translation MTTRKSASGKRTTRGRTTGTRRARRLVHVLATTAACAVALTLTGCAGIGEGVRVEGPSAIPKAHARADAETGAGGRGDSAAVNVKPSPTPLKAFDGARVNIADGQTVGVGMPISVTFDRPVPESERAAVERRLKVGTSTATEGSWSWVKDRDLADGQRVDYRPRTYWKPGTEVTVRIDDANLTRHFTIGRSLIATVDVGSHTMTVVKDGSTQRIPVTAGAPGMETWNGTMVVSDKQRRVFMDSRSVGYGDSYADWYAYAVHLTASGTYLHENPKANTYAGRQNVTHGCVGLADDGTAKRFYDQVIPGDVVKVTGSKETVAVGNGYGDWNLDWERWKAGSALR, from the coding sequence ATGACCACGAGGAAGAGCGCCTCGGGGAAGAGGACAACGCGGGGCAGGACCACAGGGACGAGACGGGCCCGGCGCCTCGTCCACGTGCTCGCCACGACGGCCGCGTGCGCGGTCGCGCTGACGCTCACGGGCTGTGCGGGGATCGGGGAAGGGGTGCGGGTCGAGGGGCCGAGCGCGATACCGAAGGCCCATGCCCGGGCGGACGCCGAGACGGGCGCCGGGGGCAGGGGCGACTCCGCCGCCGTGAACGTGAAGCCGAGTCCCACCCCGCTGAAGGCCTTCGACGGCGCGCGCGTGAACATCGCCGACGGGCAGACCGTGGGCGTCGGCATGCCGATATCCGTGACCTTCGACCGCCCGGTCCCGGAGTCCGAACGCGCGGCTGTGGAACGCCGGTTGAAGGTCGGGACCAGCACCGCCACCGAGGGCTCGTGGAGCTGGGTCAAGGACCGCGACCTCGCCGACGGACAACGCGTCGACTACCGCCCCCGCACGTACTGGAAGCCCGGCACGGAGGTCACCGTCCGCATCGACGACGCGAACCTCACGCGGCACTTCACCATCGGCCGCTCACTGATCGCCACGGTCGACGTGGGCAGCCACACCATGACCGTCGTGAAGGACGGCTCGACCCAGCGCATCCCGGTCACCGCGGGCGCGCCCGGCATGGAGACCTGGAACGGCACGATGGTCGTCTCCGACAAGCAGCGCCGGGTGTTCATGGACTCCCGCTCGGTCGGCTACGGCGACTCGTACGCCGACTGGTACGCGTACGCCGTCCACCTCACCGCCTCCGGCACCTACCTCCACGAGAACCCGAAGGCCAACACGTACGCGGGCCGGCAGAACGTCACCCACGGGTGCGTGGGCCTCGCGGACGACGGGACGGCGAAACGGTTCTACGACCAGGTCATCCCCGGGGACGTGGTGAAGGTGACCGGCTCGAAGGAGACCGTGGCCGTCGGGAACGGGTACGGCGACTGGAACCTGGACTGGGAGCGGTGGAAGGCCGGCAGCGCGCTGAGGTGA
- a CDS encoding DUF3515 family protein, producing the protein MRRPSRRGWAAIGTGLGAAVVAGVLVAREVSSPALDIRPAARAGDPECTRIADHFPARIAGESRDPVSVTGVASWGNGGVVLRCGLEPPLETDDLCVEVDGVDWVFREDRSTGSGYRVLITYGRDPAVQAFVDDRITAIDGVLVDLGDVVRPIERSPDDECMAAPR; encoded by the coding sequence ATGAGGCGCCCATCGAGGCGTGGGTGGGCCGCGATCGGCACGGGTCTGGGCGCGGCGGTGGTCGCCGGAGTGCTCGTGGCCCGGGAGGTCTCCTCCCCCGCCCTCGACATACGGCCGGCCGCGCGCGCCGGGGACCCGGAGTGCACCCGGATCGCGGACCACTTCCCCGCCCGGATCGCCGGTGAGTCCCGCGACCCCGTCTCCGTCACGGGCGTGGCCTCGTGGGGCAACGGCGGCGTGGTGCTGCGCTGCGGCCTCGAACCCCCGCTCGAAACCGACGACCTGTGCGTCGAGGTCGACGGCGTCGACTGGGTGTTCCGGGAGGACCGGTCCACCGGCTCCGGCTACCGCGTTCTCATCACCTACGGCCGCGACCCCGCCGTACAGGCCTTCGTCGACGACCGGATCACGGCTATCGACGGTGTCCTGGTGGACCTCGGCGACGTGGTGCGGCCGATCGAGCGGTCGCCGGACGACGAGTGCATGGCCGCCCCGCGCTGA
- a CDS encoding TlpA disulfide reductase family protein, translating to MKTNPRAALCVLVAGLAVAGCATPKPLPTDVEQAEQARRSSGAGLFRSIPVGERPSAPDFAGTSVDGEPVRLSDFRGHVVVVNAWASTCGPCRAESPDLDRAQRKLKSRGVRVLGVSADVSRSNALAFQQELGLSYPSLHDPGGKQFLKLPNGLVNPQILPFTLFVDREGRIAGAVQSTVSEAEVRGAVTPMLEEEQARHR from the coding sequence ATGAAGACCAACCCCCGCGCGGCCCTGTGCGTGCTGGTGGCCGGGCTCGCGGTGGCGGGCTGTGCCACACCGAAGCCGTTGCCGACCGACGTGGAACAGGCCGAGCAGGCCCGACGGAGCAGCGGGGCGGGGTTGTTCAGGAGCATCCCCGTGGGCGAGCGGCCCTCCGCCCCCGACTTCGCCGGGACCAGCGTCGACGGCGAACCCGTCCGCCTCTCCGACTTCCGCGGTCACGTCGTCGTCGTGAACGCCTGGGCCTCCACCTGCGGTCCCTGCCGCGCCGAGTCGCCCGATCTCGACCGTGCGCAGCGGAAGCTGAAGTCGCGGGGTGTGCGGGTCCTGGGCGTCAGCGCCGACGTGTCCCGGTCGAACGCGCTCGCCTTCCAGCAGGAGCTCGGGCTGTCCTACCCGAGCCTCCACGACCCCGGCGGCAAGCAGTTCCTGAAGCTGCCGAACGGCCTCGTGAACCCGCAGATCCTTCCCTTCACCCTGTTCGTCGACCGCGAGGGCCGCATCGCCGGGGCCGTGCAGAGCACGGTGTCGGAGGCGGAAGTGCGGGGCGCCGTCACGCCGATGCTGGAGGAGGAGCAGGCGAGGCACCGATGA
- a CDS encoding permease, with product MVVRVLLYAVPGGLALIAIATVASVLGPVVALDLATPAMAAWWTVFTAVVVQGVPFLLLGTLVSAAIGAFVPERVFTRLLPRNPALAVPVAGAAGVVLPGCECASVPVAGSLMRRGVAPAAALAFLLSAPAINPVVLVATSVAFPGQPLMVLGRLVASLATAVVMGWLWVRFGRDEWLRPPKRSTGTAPGDGSRWGAFADGLQHDFLHAGGFLVVGAAAAATFDIVVPRSFLDVFTGSAWLSVLLLAALAVVLCVCSEADAFVAASLTGFSPTARLTFMVVGPMVDLKLLALQAGTFGRAFAVRFSAATWVVAVAMSTLVGWWLW from the coding sequence ATCGTCGTGCGCGTGCTGCTCTACGCCGTGCCCGGCGGTCTCGCGCTCATCGCCATCGCGACCGTCGCCTCCGTGCTCGGCCCGGTGGTCGCGCTCGACCTCGCCACCCCGGCGATGGCCGCCTGGTGGACCGTGTTCACGGCGGTCGTCGTCCAGGGCGTGCCCTTCCTCCTCCTCGGCACGCTCGTCTCGGCGGCGATCGGTGCCTTCGTCCCCGAGCGGGTCTTCACCCGGCTGCTCCCCCGCAACCCCGCGCTCGCCGTCCCCGTCGCGGGCGCGGCCGGTGTCGTCCTGCCGGGCTGCGAGTGCGCCTCCGTACCGGTGGCCGGGAGCCTGATGCGCCGCGGCGTCGCGCCCGCCGCCGCCCTCGCCTTCCTGCTCTCCGCCCCCGCGATCAACCCGGTCGTCCTCGTCGCCACATCCGTCGCCTTCCCCGGACAGCCGCTGATGGTCCTGGGCCGACTCGTCGCGTCCCTCGCCACGGCCGTCGTCATGGGCTGGCTGTGGGTCCGGTTCGGGCGGGACGAGTGGCTGCGGCCGCCTAAGCGGAGCACGGGGACCGCCCCCGGCGACGGCTCCCGGTGGGGCGCCTTCGCCGACGGGCTCCAGCACGACTTCCTGCACGCGGGCGGCTTTCTCGTCGTCGGCGCGGCAGCGGCGGCCACGTTCGACATCGTCGTACCCAGGTCCTTCCTGGACGTCTTCACCGGCTCCGCCTGGCTGTCCGTCCTTCTCCTCGCCGCCCTCGCCGTCGTGTTGTGCGTGTGCAGCGAGGCCGACGCGTTCGTCGCCGCGTCGCTCACCGGCTTCTCGCCGACCGCGCGACTGACGTTCATGGTGGTCGGCCCGATGGTCGACCTGAAACTCCTCGCACTCCAGGCGGGGACCTTCGGCCGCGCGTTCGCGGTCCGCTTCTCCGCCGCGACCTGGGTGGTGGCCGTGGCGATGAGCACGCTGGTGGGGTGGTGGCTGTGGTGA
- a CDS encoding L,D-transpeptidase has translation MTRRRTGTTRKTLKTRIRVVAAVSSTLLGWTALPAAASAPAPECTTRTGPYQWDLERHLKLPADGRQSTADCVAIRAFQQRTRVKPADGYAGLATYRTMLVVQARPNPNAAGKCPVRAYQVTCVDLDRQLLWVQQGNRVIYAPVPVRTGRDGQETRTGWHTVYWKNRDHRSDLYDDAPMPFAQFFNNGQAFHGVLDDLFRGGSHGCVNLRYADAERLWRIMHEDDAVYVWGVKPGTGRSLRPSAEQG, from the coding sequence TTGACGCGACGAAGGACAGGGACGACCAGGAAGACGCTGAAGACCCGGATACGGGTGGTCGCGGCGGTGTCGTCCACGCTGTTGGGCTGGACGGCGCTCCCCGCCGCCGCGTCGGCGCCCGCGCCCGAGTGCACCACGCGCACCGGCCCCTACCAGTGGGACCTGGAACGCCATCTCAAGCTTCCCGCGGACGGCCGGCAGTCCACCGCCGACTGCGTGGCGATCCGCGCGTTCCAGCAGCGCACGCGTGTGAAGCCGGCCGACGGCTACGCGGGCCTCGCCACCTATCGCACGATGCTGGTGGTGCAGGCCCGCCCGAACCCCAACGCGGCCGGGAAGTGCCCGGTGCGGGCGTACCAGGTGACGTGCGTGGACCTCGACCGGCAGCTGTTGTGGGTGCAGCAGGGGAACCGGGTGATCTACGCGCCGGTGCCCGTGCGCACCGGCCGGGACGGCCAGGAGACCCGCACCGGCTGGCACACGGTCTACTGGAAGAACCGCGACCACCGCTCCGACCTGTACGACGACGCCCCCATGCCGTTCGCCCAGTTCTTCAACAACGGCCAGGCCTTCCACGGCGTCCTCGACGACCTCTTCCGAGGCGGTTCCCACGGCTGTGTGAACCTGCGGTACGCGGACGCCGAACGGCTGTGGCGCATCATGCACGAGGACGACGCGGTATACGTGTGGGGCGTCAAGCCGGGCACGGGGCGGTCCCTGCGACCGTCGGCCGAACAGGGGTGA